In a genomic window of Quercus lobata isolate SW786 chromosome 4, ValleyOak3.0 Primary Assembly, whole genome shotgun sequence:
- the LOC115983179 gene encoding putative disease resistance protein RGA3 isoform X3, with amino-acid sequence MSYISSKVIKPVLSFIMKTTTSLIKDEYSMVHGVKEDEKNLESKLTSIQGVVEDAENKQVNDPHLKDWLRKLQEAASDAEDILDTFATEAYRWKQKRKEHKIQPPLSKSKISYKRDAAQNIKKISERFDRIAKEKEAFHLDIKVNGGETESPSYTGYFVDKSDVIGREDDKERITHMLLSNEFDKEGDVSVIPIIGMGGLGKTTLAQLLFNDDKVKDHFEARMWVCVTVQFDLTRILKEMIQFHSKMKLDDSSTSHLQSRLLEYMVGQRFLLVLDDVWTEDYLEWEPLRDLLKQGAKGSRVLVTSRITKVKDIIGTQPPHLLSYLPEEECWSLFAKIAFKGDSLSSQRLKDLEDIGREIVRKCKGLPLAVKAMGGLLRGCVDVDKWRQIQSSEIWEIEDRNPGNDKPKILAILKLSYHHLPSHLKRCFSYCSLFPKAYAFHKEELVKLWISQRFIQARGLETEEETGIACFDELLIRSFFQVSVIEVKEIFNMHDLIHDLGLSISSPNCGLVNDNEPYSFSEQSRHVSLLGKDVEQPMLTIVGNASKLRSLLFPSHYLKNFGQALEKVFRTMKYIRTLDLSSSIILELPSSIKELKLLRYLDLSRTEIKLLPKSICKLYNLETLKLLGCPWLFELPKDLGNLVNLRHLELDDLFWVKFSILPPKVGNLTSLHDWHAFQVGNKTGYGIEELKNMAYLSGTLHISKLENVVNVREAKMNEKKYLRKLVFEWSDRVVNTQDEATEKSVLEGLQPHSNLKELQIRHYRGNEFLAWMREGQLQNLVSVTLNECTKCRTLTLGELPNLQVLYIKGMQELEKWPEVKCPSLSRLKFSNCPKLRELPNVFPKLRTLKIKCCKSLRALPMAPSLMFLKLIDNLILEDWREVPTTWVAVNDQGQRSSWHQGSWFELLELNVISCPKLQALPQHFAPQKLEISGCELLVGLPHPHFARRLQHLALDACHDGTLVRAIPNTSSLYSLVISSISNLTSLPKWLQLPGLKALYISDCKDLMSLSESEEGSLPTLISLTILSIRNCPMLVKLTERLPANLECLSIASCPLLQFLGPKEILKSLTSLKDLYIEDCPMLQSLPGDGLPSSLQHLQIQRCPLLAERCQKEKGGGGGPDRPKVLHILDLEIDFSKVSSTSSLPKKKPSEPAWYRLLPTLGGAIATAVYQSDVDGDKAVDEVLKKPKTEWEENRSKLSFPLTQCKSSSPKDSSNEITKQESGQGSSESIDRVGHEEGSTVSIDNEDDDMEYFYISLGAKSETSLSPSSSVITDVQSQKTRPGQSVIDKALGIVKNVLATDFSSACHPSRSISLDSELELLCDLDENDGVSVGMKFLVLQLSKDFKVLKSRYCQANDTIERCTNLIKPMAEIAFQLDANKQKFLELNSVQATIQKSIIEAEAQINELQKKVDTFPLAEQHMHDKQTMSTDGNSISGAEGQINELKQKIDYLTKQRGKGKQEKKMIYTDGKKLKEKMDVAATAEEEKREAERIKREIEEKWSDYNKQFETLTCSGGMTIS; translated from the exons ATGTCGTACATCTCCTCAAAG GTGATAAAACCAGTTCTGTCTTTCATCATGAAGACTACTACCTCCTTGATAAAGGATGAGTATTCTATGGTCCATGGTGTCAAGGAAGACGAAAAGAACCTGGAAAGTAAGCTGACTAGTATCCAAGGTGTGGTTGAAGATGCAGAGAACAAGCAAGTCAATGATCCACATTTGAAAGATTGGCTCAGAAAGCTCCAGGAGGCAGCTTCTGATGCCGAAGACATATTGGATACTTTTGCAACAGAAGCCTATCGTTGGAAACAAAAGCGGAAGGAACATAAAATCCAGCCTCCTCTGAGTAAAAGCAAAATCTCATACAAACGTGATGCAGCGCAAAATATCAAAAAGATTTCAGAAAGATTCGATAGGATtgccaaagaaaaagaagctttCCATCTCGACATCAAAGTTAATGGCGGTGAGACTGAGAGCCCAAGCTACACGGGCTATTTTGTGGACAAGTCAGATGTCATTGGCAGGGAGGATGATAAAGAGAGGATAACACATATGCTGCTATCGAATGAATTTGATAAAGAAGGAGACGTTTCCGTGATTCCCATCATAGGTATGGGGGGCTTGGGTAAAACAACTCTTGCTCAGCTTCTCTTCAATGACGACAAGGTAAAGGACCATTTTGAAGCCAGAATGTGGGTCTGCGTCACAGTCCAATTTGATCTCACCAGGATTCTCAAAGAAATGATACAATTTCATTCCAAGATGAAATTGGATGACAGCTCCACAAGCCACCTACAGTCTCGGCTTCTAGAATACATGGTTGGACAACGTTTCTTACTTGTTCTAGATGATGTTTGGACTGAGGATTACCTAGAATGGGAGCCCCTAAGGGATCTCTTGAAACAAGGGGCAAAGGGAAGCAGAGTCTTGGTCACAAGTCGGATTACCAAGGTTAAGGATATCATAGGCACACAACCTCCCCATCTTTTGAGCTATCTGCCTGAAGAGGAATGCTGGTCCttgtttgcaaaaattgcattTAAGGGTGATAGTTTGTCTAGCCAAAGGCTGAAAGATTTGGAAGACATTGGTAGAGAAATCGTCAGGAAGTGCAAAGGTCTCCCATTGGCAGTCAAGGCAATGGGAGGTCTCTTGCGTGGTTGCGTTGATGTAGACAAATGGCGGCAAATTCAAAGCAGTGAAATATGGGAGATAGAGGACCGGAACCCTGGAAATGACAAGCCCAAAATTTTGGCTATTTTGAAATTGAGCTATCACCATCTACCTTCTCATCTAAAGCGCTGTTTTTCTTACTGCTCCTTGTTTCCAAAGGCCTACGCTTTCCACAAGGAAGAGTTGGTCAAGCTTTGGATTTCGCAGAGATTTATACAAGCTCGAGGACTAGAGACGGAGGAGGAGACTGGAATTGCATGTTTTGATGAGCTCTTAATAAGGTCCTTCTTTCAAGTTTCAGTCATTGAAGTCAAGGAGATATTCAACATGCATGATCTTATCCATGACTTGGGACTATCAATTTCAAGCCCCAACTGTGGTCTTGTTAATGATAACGAGCCCTACAGTTTCTCTGAACAATCTCGTCATGTGAGCTTGCTTGGTAAAGATGTTGAGCAGCCTATGTTGACGATTGTTGGGAATGCTAGTAAGCTGCGGTCACTTCTATTTCCCAGTCACTACTTGAAAAACTTTGGTCAGGCCCTTGAGAAAGTGTTTCGTACGATGAAATACATACGGACCTTAGATCTTAGTTCAAGCATAATCTTGGAATTGCCTAGCTCAATTAAAGAGTTGAAGTTGTTACGCTACCTTGACCTCTCTAGAACAGAAATCAAACTTCTTCCCAAGTCAATTTGCAAACTCTACAATTTGGAAACGTTGAAACTCTTGGGTTGCCCTTGGCTTTTCGAATTGCCCAAGGACCTTGGGAACTTGGTTAATTTGCGACATCTGGAGCTCGATGATTTATTCTGGGTCAAGTTCTCCATCCTGCCACCAAAAGTGGGGAACTTAACCAGTCTGCACGATTGGCATGCATTTCAGGTTGGCAACAAGACTGGATACGGAATTGAAGAACTGAAGAACATGGCATACCTCTCAGGAACATTACATATCTCAAAGCTAGAAAATGTGGTTAATGTACGGGAGGctaagatgaatgagaaaaagtACCTTCGGAAATTGGTGTTTGAATGGAGTGACAGGGTTGTCAATACACAGGATGAAGCAACTGAAAAGAGTGTACTTGAAGGCCTACAACCTCACTCAAACCTCAAAGAGCTCCAAATTCGTCACTACAGGGGGAATGAATTTCTAGCTTGGATGAGAGAAGGGCAGCTCCAAAATTTGGTCAGTGTTACCTTGAATGAGTGCACAAAATGCAGAACCCTCACTCTAGGTGAGCTACCCAATCTTCAAGTGCTCTACATCAAAGGTATGCAGGAATTGGAGAAATGGCCAGAGGTCAAATGCCCTTCACTCTCACGGCTAAAGTTTAGCAACTGCCCCAAACTGAGGGAGCTACCCAACGTCTTTCCAAAGTTGAGAACCTTGAAGATCAAATGCTGCAAATCTCTAAGGGCTCTTCCAATGGCCCCAAGTTTGATGTTTCTAAAACTTATTGACAATCTCATTCTGGAGGATTGGCGTGAAGTACCGACAACGTGGGTGGCTGTAAATGATCAAGGCCAACGTTCAAGTTGGCACCAAGGGTCCTGGTTTGAATTGTTGGAACTGAATGTAATAAGCTGTCCCAAGCTGCAGGCACTGCCTCAACACTTTGCTCCCCAGAAGTTGGAGATCAGTGGGTGTGAGTTATTAGTTGGTCTCCCACATCCACATTTTGCCCGACGTCTTCAGCATTTAGCACTGGATGCATGTCACGATGGAACATTAGTGAGGGCAATACCCAATACCAGCTCTCTATACTCACTGGTCATATCCAGCATCTCAAACCTCACCTCACTTCCAAAATGGCTCCAACTTCCTGGCCTCAAGGCTTTGTACATTTCTGATTGCAAAGATCTAATGTCTTTGTCAGAGAGTGAAGAAGGGTCACTGCCAACTTTGATATCTCTCACAATTCTTTCCATCCGAAACTGTCCAATGCTTGTGAAATTAACTGAGAGGTTACCTGCTAATCTGGAGTGTTTGAGTATTGCGTCATGCCCCCTTCTGCAGTTTCTAGGCCCAAAGGAGATACTTAAGAGCCTCACTTCACTCAAGGACCTTTACATTGAGGACTGCCCTATGCTCCAGTCCTTGCCTGGGGATGGGCTTCCCAGCTCTCTTCAACATCTGCAAATACAAAGATGTCCACTATTGGCGGAGCGTTGTCAAAAGGAGAAAGGTGGTGGAGGAGGTCCAGATAGGCCAAAGGTTTTGCACATTCTTGACCTGGAGATTGATTTCTCTAAAGTTTCTTCAACATCATCTTTGCCCAAGAAGAAACCATCAGAACCAGCTTGGTATCGTCTTCTTCCAACACTTGGAG GGGCCATTGCCACGGCAGTCTATCAAAGTGATGTTGATGGAGACAAAGCTGTTGATGAGGtactaaaaaaaccaaaaacagaaTGGGAAGAGAACAGATCCAAACTATCCTTTCCATTAACTCAATGCAAATCAAGTTCCCCAAAG GATTCTTCCAATGAAATCACCAAACAAGAATCAGGTCAGGGCTCTTCTGAGTCTATTGACAGGGTTGGGCATGAAGAGGGTTCTACTGTGTCTATTGACAATGAGGACGATGATATGGAGTACTTTTACATTTCCTTGGGAGCCAAATCTGAAACTTCTCTGTCTCCATCCAGCAGTGTCATAACTGATGTGCAGTCCCAGAAAACCAGGCCAGGTCAATCTGTCATAGACAAGGCATTGGGCATAGTAAAAAATGTATTAGCAACTGACTTCTCTTCTGCATGTCATCCCAGTCGTTCCATTTCTTTAGATTCAGAATTAGAATTGTTGTGTGACTTGGATGAAAATGATGGCGTCTCAGTTGGAATGAAATTCCTAGTGCTTCAACTCTCCAAGGACTTCAAAGTTCTGAAAAGTCGATACTGCCAAGCCAATGACACCATTGAAAGGTGCACCAATCTGATCAAGCCTATGGCTGAGATAGCATTTCAACTGGATGCAAATAAACAAAAGTTCTTGGAGCTCAATTCAGTTCAGGCAACAATTCAAAAGAGTATAATTGAGGCTGAAGCACAGATCAATGAGCTACAGAAGAAAGTAGACACCTTCCCTCTGGCCGAACAACACATGCATGACAAGCAAACAATGTCAACAGATGGAAATAGTATCTCTGGAGCTGAAGGACAGATAAATGagctaaaacaaaaaatagattaTTTGACTAAACAGAGAGGAAAGGGAAAGCAAGAGAAGAAAATGATCTACACCGATGGAAAGAAGCTGAAGGAAAAGATGGATGTGGCAGCTACGGCAGAGGAGGAGAAGAGGGAAGCTGAGAGGatcaagagagagattgaagaaAAGTGGTCAGACTACAACAAACAGTTTGAGACGCTTACGTGCAGTGGAG GAATGACCATCTCCTAG
- the LOC115983179 gene encoding putative disease resistance protein RGA3 isoform X2 encodes MSYISSKVIKPVLSFIMKTTTSLIKDEYSMVHGVKEDEKNLESKLTSIQGVVEDAENKQVNDPHLKDWLRKLQEAASDAEDILDTFATEAYRWKQKRKEHKIQPPLSKSKISYKRDAAQNIKKISERFDRIAKEKEAFHLDIKVNGGETESPSYTGYFVDKSDVIGREDDKERITHMLLSNEFDKEGDVSVIPIIGMGGLGKTTLAQLLFNDDKVKDHFEARMWVCVTVQFDLTRILKEMIQFHSKMKLDDSSTSHLQSRLLEYMVGQRFLLVLDDVWTEDYLEWEPLRDLLKQGAKGSRVLVTSRITKVKDIIGTQPPHLLSYLPEEECWSLFAKIAFKGDSLSSQRLKDLEDIGREIVRKCKGLPLAVKAMGGLLRGCVDVDKWRQIQSSEIWEIEDRNPGNDKPKILAILKLSYHHLPSHLKRCFSYCSLFPKAYAFHKEELVKLWISQRFIQARGLETEEETGIACFDELLIRSFFQVSVIEVKEIFNMHDLIHDLGLSISSPNCGLVNDNEPYSFSEQSRHVSLLGKDVEQPMLTIVGNASKLRSLLFPSHYLKNFGQALEKVFRTMKYIRTLDLSSSIILELPSSIKELKLLRYLDLSRTEIKLLPKSICKLYNLETLKLLGCPWLFELPKDLGNLVNLRHLELDDLFWVKFSILPPKVGNLTSLHDWHAFQVGNKTGYGIEELKNMAYLSGTLHISKLENVVNVREAKMNEKKYLRKLVFEWSDRVVNTQDEATEKSVLEGLQPHSNLKELQIRHYRGNEFLAWMREGQLQNLVSVTLNECTKCRTLTLGELPNLQVLYIKGMQELEKWPEVKCPSLSRLKFSNCPKLRELPNVFPKLRTLKIKCCKSLRALPMAPSLMFLKLIDNLILEDWREVPTTWVAVNDQGQRSSWHQGSWFELLELNVISCPKLQALPQHFAPQKLEISGCELLVGLPHPHFARRLQHLALDACHDGTLVRAIPNTSSLYSLVISSISNLTSLPKWLQLPGLKALYISDCKDLMSLSESEEGSLPTLISLTILSIRNCPMLVKLTERLPANLECLSIASCPLLQFLGPKEILKSLTSLKDLYIEDCPMLQSLPGDGLPSSLQHLQIQRCPLLAERCQKEKGGGGGPDRPKVLHILDLEIDFSKVSSTSSLPKKKPSEPAWYRLLPTLGGIEIIDAQPIKKQPNSSLLKQSHKRAIATAVYQSDVDGDKAVDENRSKLSFPLTQCKSSSPKDSSNEITKQESGQGSSESIDRVGHEEGSTVSIDNEDDDMEYFYISLGAKSETSLSPSSSVITDVQSQKTRPGQSVIDKALGIVKNVLATDFSSACHPSRSISLDSELELLCDLDENDGVSVGMKFLVLQLSKDFKVLKSRYCQANDTIERCTNLIKPMAEIAFQLDANKQKFLELNSVQATIQKSIIEAEAQINELQKKVDTFPLAEQHMHDKQTMSTDGNSISGAEGQINELKQKIDYLTKQRGKGKQEKKMIYTDGKKLKEKMDVAATAEEEKREAERIKREIEEKWSDYNKQFETLTCSGGMTIS; translated from the exons ATGTCGTACATCTCCTCAAAG GTGATAAAACCAGTTCTGTCTTTCATCATGAAGACTACTACCTCCTTGATAAAGGATGAGTATTCTATGGTCCATGGTGTCAAGGAAGACGAAAAGAACCTGGAAAGTAAGCTGACTAGTATCCAAGGTGTGGTTGAAGATGCAGAGAACAAGCAAGTCAATGATCCACATTTGAAAGATTGGCTCAGAAAGCTCCAGGAGGCAGCTTCTGATGCCGAAGACATATTGGATACTTTTGCAACAGAAGCCTATCGTTGGAAACAAAAGCGGAAGGAACATAAAATCCAGCCTCCTCTGAGTAAAAGCAAAATCTCATACAAACGTGATGCAGCGCAAAATATCAAAAAGATTTCAGAAAGATTCGATAGGATtgccaaagaaaaagaagctttCCATCTCGACATCAAAGTTAATGGCGGTGAGACTGAGAGCCCAAGCTACACGGGCTATTTTGTGGACAAGTCAGATGTCATTGGCAGGGAGGATGATAAAGAGAGGATAACACATATGCTGCTATCGAATGAATTTGATAAAGAAGGAGACGTTTCCGTGATTCCCATCATAGGTATGGGGGGCTTGGGTAAAACAACTCTTGCTCAGCTTCTCTTCAATGACGACAAGGTAAAGGACCATTTTGAAGCCAGAATGTGGGTCTGCGTCACAGTCCAATTTGATCTCACCAGGATTCTCAAAGAAATGATACAATTTCATTCCAAGATGAAATTGGATGACAGCTCCACAAGCCACCTACAGTCTCGGCTTCTAGAATACATGGTTGGACAACGTTTCTTACTTGTTCTAGATGATGTTTGGACTGAGGATTACCTAGAATGGGAGCCCCTAAGGGATCTCTTGAAACAAGGGGCAAAGGGAAGCAGAGTCTTGGTCACAAGTCGGATTACCAAGGTTAAGGATATCATAGGCACACAACCTCCCCATCTTTTGAGCTATCTGCCTGAAGAGGAATGCTGGTCCttgtttgcaaaaattgcattTAAGGGTGATAGTTTGTCTAGCCAAAGGCTGAAAGATTTGGAAGACATTGGTAGAGAAATCGTCAGGAAGTGCAAAGGTCTCCCATTGGCAGTCAAGGCAATGGGAGGTCTCTTGCGTGGTTGCGTTGATGTAGACAAATGGCGGCAAATTCAAAGCAGTGAAATATGGGAGATAGAGGACCGGAACCCTGGAAATGACAAGCCCAAAATTTTGGCTATTTTGAAATTGAGCTATCACCATCTACCTTCTCATCTAAAGCGCTGTTTTTCTTACTGCTCCTTGTTTCCAAAGGCCTACGCTTTCCACAAGGAAGAGTTGGTCAAGCTTTGGATTTCGCAGAGATTTATACAAGCTCGAGGACTAGAGACGGAGGAGGAGACTGGAATTGCATGTTTTGATGAGCTCTTAATAAGGTCCTTCTTTCAAGTTTCAGTCATTGAAGTCAAGGAGATATTCAACATGCATGATCTTATCCATGACTTGGGACTATCAATTTCAAGCCCCAACTGTGGTCTTGTTAATGATAACGAGCCCTACAGTTTCTCTGAACAATCTCGTCATGTGAGCTTGCTTGGTAAAGATGTTGAGCAGCCTATGTTGACGATTGTTGGGAATGCTAGTAAGCTGCGGTCACTTCTATTTCCCAGTCACTACTTGAAAAACTTTGGTCAGGCCCTTGAGAAAGTGTTTCGTACGATGAAATACATACGGACCTTAGATCTTAGTTCAAGCATAATCTTGGAATTGCCTAGCTCAATTAAAGAGTTGAAGTTGTTACGCTACCTTGACCTCTCTAGAACAGAAATCAAACTTCTTCCCAAGTCAATTTGCAAACTCTACAATTTGGAAACGTTGAAACTCTTGGGTTGCCCTTGGCTTTTCGAATTGCCCAAGGACCTTGGGAACTTGGTTAATTTGCGACATCTGGAGCTCGATGATTTATTCTGGGTCAAGTTCTCCATCCTGCCACCAAAAGTGGGGAACTTAACCAGTCTGCACGATTGGCATGCATTTCAGGTTGGCAACAAGACTGGATACGGAATTGAAGAACTGAAGAACATGGCATACCTCTCAGGAACATTACATATCTCAAAGCTAGAAAATGTGGTTAATGTACGGGAGGctaagatgaatgagaaaaagtACCTTCGGAAATTGGTGTTTGAATGGAGTGACAGGGTTGTCAATACACAGGATGAAGCAACTGAAAAGAGTGTACTTGAAGGCCTACAACCTCACTCAAACCTCAAAGAGCTCCAAATTCGTCACTACAGGGGGAATGAATTTCTAGCTTGGATGAGAGAAGGGCAGCTCCAAAATTTGGTCAGTGTTACCTTGAATGAGTGCACAAAATGCAGAACCCTCACTCTAGGTGAGCTACCCAATCTTCAAGTGCTCTACATCAAAGGTATGCAGGAATTGGAGAAATGGCCAGAGGTCAAATGCCCTTCACTCTCACGGCTAAAGTTTAGCAACTGCCCCAAACTGAGGGAGCTACCCAACGTCTTTCCAAAGTTGAGAACCTTGAAGATCAAATGCTGCAAATCTCTAAGGGCTCTTCCAATGGCCCCAAGTTTGATGTTTCTAAAACTTATTGACAATCTCATTCTGGAGGATTGGCGTGAAGTACCGACAACGTGGGTGGCTGTAAATGATCAAGGCCAACGTTCAAGTTGGCACCAAGGGTCCTGGTTTGAATTGTTGGAACTGAATGTAATAAGCTGTCCCAAGCTGCAGGCACTGCCTCAACACTTTGCTCCCCAGAAGTTGGAGATCAGTGGGTGTGAGTTATTAGTTGGTCTCCCACATCCACATTTTGCCCGACGTCTTCAGCATTTAGCACTGGATGCATGTCACGATGGAACATTAGTGAGGGCAATACCCAATACCAGCTCTCTATACTCACTGGTCATATCCAGCATCTCAAACCTCACCTCACTTCCAAAATGGCTCCAACTTCCTGGCCTCAAGGCTTTGTACATTTCTGATTGCAAAGATCTAATGTCTTTGTCAGAGAGTGAAGAAGGGTCACTGCCAACTTTGATATCTCTCACAATTCTTTCCATCCGAAACTGTCCAATGCTTGTGAAATTAACTGAGAGGTTACCTGCTAATCTGGAGTGTTTGAGTATTGCGTCATGCCCCCTTCTGCAGTTTCTAGGCCCAAAGGAGATACTTAAGAGCCTCACTTCACTCAAGGACCTTTACATTGAGGACTGCCCTATGCTCCAGTCCTTGCCTGGGGATGGGCTTCCCAGCTCTCTTCAACATCTGCAAATACAAAGATGTCCACTATTGGCGGAGCGTTGTCAAAAGGAGAAAGGTGGTGGAGGAGGTCCAGATAGGCCAAAGGTTTTGCACATTCTTGACCTGGAGATTGATTTCTCTAAAGTTTCTTCAACATCATCTTTGCCCAAGAAGAAACCATCAGAACCAGCTTGGTATCGTCTTCTTCCAACACTTGGAG GGATAGAAATAATTGATGCACAACCGATTAAAAAACAACCAAATTCATCTCTCTTAAAGCAAAGTCACAAAC GGGCCATTGCCACGGCAGTCTATCAAAGTGATGTTGATGGAGACAAAGCTGTTGATGAG AACAGATCCAAACTATCCTTTCCATTAACTCAATGCAAATCAAGTTCCCCAAAG GATTCTTCCAATGAAATCACCAAACAAGAATCAGGTCAGGGCTCTTCTGAGTCTATTGACAGGGTTGGGCATGAAGAGGGTTCTACTGTGTCTATTGACAATGAGGACGATGATATGGAGTACTTTTACATTTCCTTGGGAGCCAAATCTGAAACTTCTCTGTCTCCATCCAGCAGTGTCATAACTGATGTGCAGTCCCAGAAAACCAGGCCAGGTCAATCTGTCATAGACAAGGCATTGGGCATAGTAAAAAATGTATTAGCAACTGACTTCTCTTCTGCATGTCATCCCAGTCGTTCCATTTCTTTAGATTCAGAATTAGAATTGTTGTGTGACTTGGATGAAAATGATGGCGTCTCAGTTGGAATGAAATTCCTAGTGCTTCAACTCTCCAAGGACTTCAAAGTTCTGAAAAGTCGATACTGCCAAGCCAATGACACCATTGAAAGGTGCACCAATCTGATCAAGCCTATGGCTGAGATAGCATTTCAACTGGATGCAAATAAACAAAAGTTCTTGGAGCTCAATTCAGTTCAGGCAACAATTCAAAAGAGTATAATTGAGGCTGAAGCACAGATCAATGAGCTACAGAAGAAAGTAGACACCTTCCCTCTGGCCGAACAACACATGCATGACAAGCAAACAATGTCAACAGATGGAAATAGTATCTCTGGAGCTGAAGGACAGATAAATGagctaaaacaaaaaatagattaTTTGACTAAACAGAGAGGAAAGGGAAAGCAAGAGAAGAAAATGATCTACACCGATGGAAAGAAGCTGAAGGAAAAGATGGATGTGGCAGCTACGGCAGAGGAGGAGAAGAGGGAAGCTGAGAGGatcaagagagagattgaagaaAAGTGGTCAGACTACAACAAACAGTTTGAGACGCTTACGTGCAGTGGAG GAATGACCATCTCCTAG